The following DNA comes from Halalkaliarchaeum sp. AArc-CO.
CCAGCGGGATGTTAAATCCGCCCGATTCGTTTCGGATCGGGAAAATATTGCGAGACCGGCACAGGGGACCTCCTCCCGAACACCCGTCTGTCGACATCAGACCGCGATGATCAGAACGGTTCCGACCCCGGCGACGAGGAGGGTGATCCCGCTCCAGAGCGCGACCCGCCGGGCGAACTCCCGGGGACCGCCGGTCGCAAGCGCCGCCTTGACGACGATACTTGCGGCTGTCGCCAGCAGGATCGCGACGACCGTCTCCGTCGTGGTGATAGTACCCCCACGGAACAGCAGCACCGCCGAGGTAGTCACACCCGCCGAGGAGACGAGCCCGGAGATCAGCGCGCTCGCGTACAGACCGCTGGTTCCGAACTGCGCTTCCGCGACCGACGATCCCGCCAGGATGAACAGGAACACCGAGCCGAACGCCAGCGCGTTCTTCAGCGAGAACGGACTTTCGAGTTCCATCTCGATCTCGGCCGACCAGTCGGCGACGACGTACGCGACGAGGATGCTCCCGACGACGATGATCCCCAGCGGGACGACCGCGTCGATCAACAGCGGACCGGCGGCACCGAAGGTGAACACCAGCGCGAGCGCCAGGTTTCGCAGCGCCATCGCGGCGTTTGCCAGCAGTACACCCGCGACGCCGTACTGGATCCCCTCGGGCTGCTGGCGGACGTGATCCAACATTGCGCCGACGACCGCCGCCGACGAAGCGAGCCCGCCGAAGAAGCCGGTGACGGCGATCCCGCGACCGCCGTACGAACGAACGAGCGCGTAGTTCACGATCCCGATCCCTGCGACCGACACGACGAGCAGCCAGGCGATCCGTGGCTCCAGGGGCACGCCCAGAAACTCCATCTGTCCCGGCGGCAACAGCGGATAAATCACGAACGCGAGGATGGCAAATTCCGTCGTCGAGCGGAGCTCCCGCCTGGAGAGGTTGCCGGCGAGTCCGTGGAGTTCACGTTTGAGCACCAGTAGCGCCGACGACACCACGGCGACGGTGATCCCCTCGAGAATGAATCCGAGAGCGACGAGTACACCGACCCCGTAGGCGACCATGAGCGAAACCGCCGTCGTGAGCGCCAGCGGGTCCTCGCCGTTCGAGTCGACGTTGGTGAGTCCCTCGACGGACAACAGCGCCCCGATCACGATCACGAGAAGCCCGCCGACGACCGGGAGCAGTTCTCCGATGGCACCGTCGGTCGCAACGACGGTGAACACCGCACCCAGGATCGCGGTCAAGGAGAACGTTCGAATGCCGGCCGCCTTGTCGGACCACTCCCGTTCGAGCCCGAGAAACAGCCCCAGTGCTGCCGCCAGCCCGATACGGACCACGGGCTCTTCGAAGGGCACCCCGAAGAACACCTGGGCGGGCGTTACGACGATACTCATCTCGGGTGGAGAGAGGATCTCCGGATACATATATTGTACTATATAGAAATATATACTGAATTCGGTGTGTTCGGATCCGAACGGACGATGGTGTGCCGGCAGTCTTTTGCATCACGTGGCCGCCACAGTGTGTATGTCACGGCTGCAGGGAGCATCGACGCCGTCGGAGTACGGCTGGCTCGCGTTCGGTCTCCTGCTTTTCGCCCTCATCGGCTACGTGGTCGCTTCCTTCGTCGGGGTCTTCGTGTTCGGTCTTTTCCTGTACTACGCGACGCGGCCGGTGTACCGCCGGATCGTCGTCCGAACCGGACATCCGACCGTCGCAGCCGCAGTCGCACTCCTCGTGCTCGCGCTGCCGGCGATCCTCGTGGTCGGCTACGCGGTCGCGATCGCGATCCGCGAGATCCAGGAACTCCGGGAGATTCCCGGCGTAGATCTCGGTGCGTACCCCGAACTGGGGCGCCTCCTCGAAGAGATCGACGATCCGGGTGCGCTGCTGGACAGACTGGGGGAAGAGCTACTTACGGGCGATCTCCCGGTACGGCTCCTGGAGTCGCTCACCTCGGTCGCCGACACCGCCCTGGTGCTGGCGGTGGCGCTGATCCAGCTGTTCGTGATGGTGGTGCTGGCGTTTTACCTCCTCCGAGACGATCGAAAGCTGGTCGCATGGGTGCTCGAGACGTTCGACGACGAGGAGGGGACCCTGCGGGCGTACCTCCGTGCGGTCGACTACGATCTCCGGTCGATCTTCTTCGGCAACATCCTCAACGCGTTCATCACCGGCGCGATCGCCGCGATCGTCTTCTCCGGACTGAACGGGTTCGCTCCCGCCGGCGTTGCGATCCCCGCGGCGGCGCTTCTGGGACTGATCGCCGGCGTCGCCAGCCTCATTCCCGTCGTGGGCATGAAGCTGGTGTACGTTCCGGTGGCGATCTATCTGGGGCTCCGGGCGGCGTTCCTAGTCGGAACGGAGACGCTGTGGTTCGTGGGGCTGTTTCTCGTCGTCTCGTTCGTGTTCGTCGACAGCATTCCAGACCTGATCTTGCGACCGTACGTCTCCGGACGGAGCCTCCACGTCGGGGCAGTGATGCTGGCGTACACGCTCGGCCCGCTGCTTTTCGGCTGGTACGGGCTGTTCCTGCTGCCGATACTGCTGGTACTCGTCGTCCAGTTTGCGAGGATCGTTCTACCCACGAAACTCGGCGAGGATTCCCCCGAACCGCCCCCCGTGGATCCGTACGTCGTCTCCGCAGCCGACATCGGACGAGAGGAACCCGGAGACACCGCCGGAGGCGCCGGTTCGGAAGCGGTTCCTGATGACGAGAGCTCTGGCGACGGAACAGCCGACGACGGGGACGAAATCGACGACGGCGAAGGGTCCGAAGAAAACAGCAATACCGAAGAGTAGCCGGGCGATCGGGAGTTGACTGCCGATCGGGTCGATTCGAGCGTTCGAGTCGGTTAGTCGATGTACTGCGCTTCCCACTCCTGACGCGCCTCGATCTCCCGTCGACCGCGGCGCGTCAGCGTGTAGTAGTTGGTCCGGCGGTCGCGTTGGCCCTTCTCGACGAGGCCTTTGTCGACGAGTGTGTCGAGGTTGGGGTACAGCCGCCCGTGGTGGATCTCCTTTTCGTAGTAGTTCTCCAGTTCCTCTTTGATGGCGAGTCCGTGCGGTTCGTCGAGTCCCGCGATGACGTACAGCAGGTCTCGCTGAAAGCCTGTCAGATCGTACATCGGTTATATCCAGCTATAGATACAATATCGCATATCAATAAAGATGTCGACTCGGATTTGAGTATAGCCAGGTAACTGTGGATAGAGTGGTGCTACTGCTGTGTTATCGAAATAGAGATTCATGTAAAACAGATATACTATCGGCAGAAAGGTTGGCCACTCCAGAGTGAATCTCTCCGAGAGCATGAATTTATCTTGTCGCAGATCCACCATTCAGACATGCCCGAAGAAGTGATCTTCTCGACGGAACGGCGCACAGAGCGGTCCGAGATCGCGGCGATGCTCAGATCGGTTGCCGACAAACTCGAGACCGGCGAGCCGGTGACGCTTGCGGCCGGCGACCAGTCGGTCACCCTCGAGGTACCGCCGCGGCCGACCTTCGAGGTCAAGGCGGAACGAGAAACCGGAAGCGGTCCCGCCGAGTTGAGCGTCGAGTTCGAACTGGAGTGGCCGGAAGGCGCTCCCGAGACGGACGAGTCGCTCTCCATCGAGTGATCGATCGTTCGAAAAGGTAGCAAGCCGCGAAAGATCGCGGCTGTGCCGCCCTAAATTGGTCCCCGCTGACGCTTCGGCCCTCCAAGCGAAGCGTCACCCGATTCTACCGATGGGATCGACTTAAAGATGTCGCCAGTGTTCGACGGCTGGGAACCCCGAAGGGGTTTTGAACCGACTGGTATCCGATCCGCGGCCAACCAGTATCCGACCGACGACCGGCCATCCCGTTCAGTGTCGAAGGGCAGTGTCGGATGTCGCCGCTAGATGTACTCCTCTTCGAGCACCCATCCCAGCGCCCGTTTGTAGTATGTGAACATCTGTCTGACCCCTTCGTGACGCATCTCCTCGCTTTCGAGTTGCTCTTCGAGAAACTCGTACTGCTCCCTGATCTCGTCTTCCTCGCGCATACGCCGATTCGGGGCGGGAGTCAGTTCAAGTTTCCCCGGCGGCCACGACGCCCCGGTCTCGGCTGGTTCTCAGCCAGTAAGAACAAAGAGACGTGGCTTAAGTCGCGAAGACGTAGGGTGCATCATGAGTGGCGCCCCCCAGCTGGCCCGCGATGAAACCACCACGGAGGCGGGAGAGGAACCACCGTCGATGGAAAACAGGAGACTCCGCGTCGAACTCGAGATCGAACGTGGCGGACCGTGTACCATGGATTACGCCGACGGCAACATCGTCGACATCGACGTTCGGTTCGACGACGGAGACTGCCAGTGTGACATCGGCGTTCAGAAACAAACCGAGGACGGTGAACAGACCGAAACCAAATACTTCTCGAGCAGTATCTGCGATCACTGTCCCGGAATCGTCTTCGTCAAGTACGGCTGTATCCCGCGGTACCTTCGGATCGGCGACGGATCGTTCGTGATGGAGACGTACGTCCCGGACACCGAAACAGTCTCCTCGATCGTAAGCGACGTGCGCGAACGGTGCAATCGGGTTGTCGTCCGGTCGATCACCTCCACGGAGCGGCTCGAATACCCCGAAACTTGCACGATCGACGTCTCGGCACTGACGCCAAAGCAGCGCGAGGCGGTCCATCGGGCCAAACAGGCCGGCTACTACGATCCGGACACGAAAGTCCCCCTCGAGGAGCTGGCGACGGAGATGAGCATCTCCAAGTCTGCGCTCTCCCAGCGACTGCAGCGTGCTGAGGCGAACGTCATCCGACAGCTTTCCTGCGGGTGTGACTGCTGGAACGAAGAACGCTAGACGACCTCGACGGAACACCCCGTCCGTTACTTAAAGCCTTCATAAGTCCGGAGTGTCACCTATCGTCGGTCGGTCCGTATGAACGACTATGAGAACAGACGATCTCCGTACCGAGCGTGGTACCGCGGCCTCGGAACGCGAGAGGCAAAAACGATCCCGAACGGCCACGTCAACTGCCGACTGCCGTCAGAGAGCCGAACAATGAGTGGTAAATCGTCACCGTTCGAGATGACCGTCTCCGTGCCGAACCGCGAGGCGGGCCAAAAAATTTTCCAGTATCTCACCGGCGCTGTCGAC
Coding sequences within:
- a CDS encoding AI-2E family transporter; translation: MSRLQGASTPSEYGWLAFGLLLFALIGYVVASFVGVFVFGLFLYYATRPVYRRIVVRTGHPTVAAAVALLVLALPAILVVGYAVAIAIREIQELREIPGVDLGAYPELGRLLEEIDDPGALLDRLGEELLTGDLPVRLLESLTSVADTALVLAVALIQLFVMVVLAFYLLRDDRKLVAWVLETFDDEEGTLRAYLRAVDYDLRSIFFGNILNAFITGAIAAIVFSGLNGFAPAGVAIPAAALLGLIAGVASLIPVVGMKLVYVPVAIYLGLRAAFLVGTETLWFVGLFLVVSFVFVDSIPDLILRPYVSGRSLHVGAVMLAYTLGPLLFGWYGLFLLPILLVLVVQFARIVLPTKLGEDSPEPPPVDPYVVSAADIGREEPGDTAGGAGSEAVPDDESSGDGTADDGDEIDDGEGSEENSNTEE
- a CDS encoding PadR family transcriptional regulator, with amino-acid sequence MYDLTGFQRDLLYVIAGLDEPHGLAIKEELENYYEKEIHHGRLYPNLDTLVDKGLVEKGQRDRRTNYYTLTRRGRREIEARQEWEAQYID
- a CDS encoding MgtC/SapB family protein, giving the protein MSIVVTPAQVFFGVPFEEPVVRIGLAAALGLFLGLEREWSDKAAGIRTFSLTAILGAVFTVVATDGAIGELLPVVGGLLVIVIGALLSVEGLTNVDSNGEDPLALTTAVSLMVAYGVGVLVALGFILEGITVAVVSSALLVLKRELHGLAGNLSRRELRSTTEFAILAFVIYPLLPPGQMEFLGVPLEPRIAWLLVVSVAGIGIVNYALVRSYGGRGIAVTGFFGGLASSAAVVGAMLDHVRQQPEGIQYGVAGVLLANAAMALRNLALALVFTFGAAGPLLIDAVVPLGIIVVGSILVAYVVADWSAEIEMELESPFSLKNALAFGSVFLFILAGSSVAEAQFGTSGLYASALISGLVSSAGVTTSAVLLFRGGTITTTETVVAILLATAASIVVKAALATGGPREFARRVALWSGITLLVAGVGTVLIIAV
- a CDS encoding helix-turn-helix domain-containing protein codes for the protein MSGAPQLARDETTTEAGEEPPSMENRRLRVELEIERGGPCTMDYADGNIVDIDVRFDDGDCQCDIGVQKQTEDGEQTETKYFSSSICDHCPGIVFVKYGCIPRYLRIGDGSFVMETYVPDTETVSSIVSDVRERCNRVVVRSITSTERLEYPETCTIDVSALTPKQREAVHRAKQAGYYDPDTKVPLEELATEMSISKSALSQRLQRAEANVIRQLSCGCDCWNEER
- a CDS encoding amphi-Trp domain-containing protein, translating into MPEEVIFSTERRTERSEIAAMLRSVADKLETGEPVTLAAGDQSVTLEVPPRPTFEVKAERETGSGPAELSVEFELEWPEGAPETDESLSIE